The genomic window AACACGTCAGTCAGCTCGTGCTCTTCTTGCTATACACGATTATTCATCTCGATTACGTGCTCTTAGTTCCTTGTGGCTTGCCCGGCCAAGAGAGTGAAACAGAAGAATAGTGCTCTACTCAGCAGTCAGCCCTATACATAATCTTATGACTCAGATCGGCAGGGATACTCCTTCCAAGAGATCGATCACAAAGCAAGGCATTCTCAGATTCTTACCAAAAGCAATATTTTGGGAAAGAAGACTGCAGGTTTTGAAATTGGTTTCCTGAGGTCCGCAAGACTCGAGTGTTGTGTGTGTTGTAATTTTTAGCCATCAGGTTGCATAGTTTTATAGAGTGAATGTTTATAGGTCTTTGAATATTCAAAGCGGATAGGTGATCAGTGTAAGGTCGCAATTACCAACATGACAGAAGATGGGATCCTTTCAGGAACTTGGATTGTATGATCATAAACTCCAGCAGACCAAATCAATTTATATTGAGAGTTCAAAAAAGAGAGCAGATTGTGTATCTTGAAATCATAGCAAGATTGCCCAGTAAACACTGTCACACATAAAGCTTACAGAGGTTTGGCTAATACTATGTATAACCAACCTGAGTCAGAGAAAATACTCATACAAATGAAAAGATCTAATTATTTCCAGGAAGAAGACTTCTTCCAAATGTCGAGAATACAATACTGGCAAGACATATGCAAACTTGAGCAAGAACTGAAGCAGCATAAACAGTACAGCTTATGTGAAACTCGAAAAGTAAACATCACCAGTTCAAAAGTAGTTGCTGGTGTAGAAATTCTTGAGAAAATCAGTCTTTCCTTGATCCTTGTTTCCAGTATTCTGCACGAGCCCTTCACCCACCACATATTGACCGATGATGTGGTGACGCTGCTTTGCGTGATCCACAATGTCAGTCAGCTCTTCCATTCCTTTGAATATAAGAAGATCAATTACCTGCAGAAGCAAGACCACCATCAGATTGCATTCTAAAATCACCTTAAAAGAGAACCAATCCGAGATCACTACACCCACACTCAAGGAGATGCTTTGAATTGATGgttcaaaatacaaacaaCTAACCATTCACCACATAAGCAAATCTTAACTTTGGTACCAAATGCCAACAATGCTGTCATACTACGAGAAAGAACACCATTTTGATATGaagtatataattttgtagCAGGTTTACTGTATCGACGACAACAGACTCATctatgaaagaaaacaaatgcaaagaagaaaggaacaCAGCTTTAGCAGGATGTAACCGGTAAAGCTCCCACCTTTTCGCTCCAAGTAAATCTTCACCAAGCACCCAATTCACAAGACACTTTTTTGTTCATAAGATAAGACTACCAAGAAATTAAAAGTCTCCGCTCACATAAACTACTTGCACAAATTCTACACGATAGAAGGTGTAAGCTTTCAGCTTTCAACAACACTCAAACAAAGCTGACAATAAATCCAAGCCAAAAGTGGAATAGAAAGCAGATACGATCAgattaacaaatataaaacaGCTCATTGTTTGGTAGCCAACCAAGACGCATTAGCCAAACAAGGAAAATGCTTTCAATTTCGCCATCGCATAGGACCTGGGTCCGTATTAATCAGAGTTAAATTAAGGGAAAGTACCTTAGGATCGGTGATGTGAGCGTTATTCCGAATCTGAGCAGAGATAGCATAGCGGAGCTGAGAAGGAGCGACGACATCTTGAAGATTGTAAATGTCCATGATGGTGGGGATAGATCTACAGGCAGCTCTAAAGAAATCGAAAACACGGCGGCGAGCTTCCGTCAGGTTCGCCGAGTTCGGAGGAACACCGATTTTCCTCAACGCGAATGGTGCCGCCATTTTGATCTACGAAATCGAAAAATTTCACCTTCCTGCCTGAgattaaaagagaaatgagTAGCCGaatagagaaacaaacatCTGACTATCTGATTGCTTCCAGAGTTATCTGACGACGTCGTTTCGAAGTGAGTGGCTAATGGGCTTTTTATGGGCCTAAGCTGATGTAGAGAATAGCCGTAATTATTTCCGGTTAGTTTCGGTTTACAAAAAAGGGTAAGAAggtaattgtttttctatcCCGCCGGGGTGTCTCCGCTTTCTTAAACCTCTCTCTTAAGAACTTGGCGCCGTTATCTTTCTCATGGCGGCGACAATGGTGAAGCACGAGATTCTCAACTACAgcgaggatgaagaagaaaattactCAGACGAAGGAGATTGGGGAGACTGGAAAGCTGATGATAATGGTATAGAAGGaggagaggaggaggaggaggatgatggTGACGACTCGGAATCTGATtttctgtgtttgttttgtgattcTCACTTCGTTTCCTGTGATTTACTCTTCGAACACTGTCGTCTAAGCCACGGATTCGACTTTCATGGAGTTAGAAAGGAATTGAAGCTCGATTTCTACTCTTCTTTTAAGCTCATCAACTATATTCGCTCAcaggtttgtgtttttgcttCCTtcgtttttggtttctctaattttattgtttttgtttaaatttggttCCTTTAATGAATTAGGTGGCTGAGAACATGTGTTTCAGTTGGAAGATTGAAGCTGATGATTACAAAGATGTTAAGTTTCCTTGGGATGAAGAGAAGTATCTGAAGCCTTTTTGGCAGGAGGATTCACTTTTGTACTCGTTTGcagatgatgaggaagatgaagaagtcaCGTTTGACAGAGAGGAAGTGATGGAGGAATTGCAGAAGCTTGGGGATTTAAGCATTGATGTCGAGGCTTTAGGGGAAAGCTCAATGTCGAACAGTGATAAATGCAATATAAATGGAAGTAAGGATGTAACTTCGCTCTCAAACTGCAATGGCCTAAAGCAAAGTTCTGCGGATGATTTGATAGTCAATGGGAAAGATGCAGAACCAAAGGTTTGTGATGGAAGGCTAGTTAATAGGAACATCAGAAAGGTGAATGAGAACTATTTTGGATCTTATAGTTCGTTTGGCATTCACAGGGAGATGCTAAGTGATAAGGTAATGCACTAATCTTTTCTGGAATTGTGTCATAATTAACTAACCTGCACTTGCACCATATGAAGAAAGACTATCAGCTGTCAGGTTTATTCAATGTGTCTGATGTCTGTAACAGGTTAGAACAGAAGCATACCGAGATGCACTTTTGAAGAATCCTACTCTCTTGAATGGCTCTGTTGTAATGGATGTTGGTTGTGGAACTGGGATATTGAGGTGAGTTTGCAGTTATCTTTCTCACTCTATATTGGCCATCTCATTTAGgtttcttctcattctctaAACGAAGCTTTAAACATGTGGTtctatttgcttcttttatttcatattCTGAAGGCTTCCTTGAATTTCTCTTGCCTATATGCAGATCCTTTGATTGTTTAAGTCAAACTTTTGGTACTTCTTATTTTTAGTTTGCATGCAATAACCATTTATCCTTTGTCTGCAGTCTTTTTGCTGCTAAAGCTGGGGCTTCAAGGGTAGTTGCAGTTGAAGCTAGTGAGAAGATGGCCAAAGTTGCAACTAAGGTTACCTTTTTTTCTACTTGTTACAAGATTttcattatttcttttttcctcaTAGATATCAATTATTTACCTGGTTTCTAGCAGATTGCGAAGGATAACAAAGTATTCAATGATAACGAGCATAATGGGGTACTTGAAGTTGCACACTCAATGGTAGAAGAGCTAGATAAATCGATACAGATTCAGCCTCATAGTGTTGATGTGTTAGTCAGCGAATGGATGGGATACTGCCTTTTATATGAGTCAATGCTCAGTTCTGTGCTCTATGCAAGAGATCGGTGGTTGAAACCTGGAGGTGCAATCCTCCCTGACACGGCCACTATGGTAAAGCTTATCTTTTGCCCTTCAAATGTTGTCTTTTTCATGAAATCATCTTGATGAGTTTTATCCCTTGTTTTCTCCTTGGATCAGTTTGTTGCGGGATTTGGAAAAGGTGCAACAAGTCTTCCTTTCTGGGAAGATGTCTATGGCTTTGACATGTCTTCAATTGGGAAGGAGATACATGACGACACTACTCGACTTCCCATTGTTGACGTTATAGCGGAGCGTGATTTAGTGACACAGCCTACCCTTCTTCAGGTTTGAAAGATCACACATTATTTGGTTTCGCCAggaaaaactttgaaattaatttccttgaatttctttgtttctagACATTTGACCTGGCTACCATGAAACCGGATGAAGTAGATTTCACAGCAACGGCAACGCTGGAGCCCACTGAGTCAGAAGCAAAAACTAGGTTGTGCCATGGTGTTGTGTTGTGGTTTGACACAGGTTTCACCAGTAGGTTCTGTAAGGAAAACCCAACCGTACTATCCACATCACCCTACACTCCCCCAACACACTGGGCTCAGACAATCTTAACTTTTCAAGAACCAATCTCAGTGGCACCGGCCTCGGTTCTGTCTGGTAATGACAGAAGAGAAGCCATCGGAACCGAAGAGTGTCCCGCCTCAAGCATTCATCTGCGTGTGAGTGTTGCACGAGCACATGAGCATCGCAGCATAGACATCTCGTTAGAGGCTACTGGGCTGAGCTCAAAGGGTCAGAAGCGTCACTGGCCGGTTCAGATATTTAATCTATGAATGTGATTGTAGCCATTGTAACACTCTTTTCTGGCAAATTTGCTGAGGATTTTTTCATAAGTTGCAAGGTTGTTTTAAATTTAACCTATTGAGAAAGTTTTGAGAAATATGCTGGAGTAGTAAGTTATTCTGAAATCGACATAAAGTGTTGTTTTGCGGCGTAAATTTATAGAGAGCTAAAAAGGTAAGACAGACAATTGTTCAGACAATTTGTTGGTTATAGTTAATTGCTTAACTGTACTGTATATGTTCCAAGTTAAGTAAATGtcacaaattgtttttttttaaagtggaaaataaatttagtagaTGGGACACCGAACACAGTTAGAAAGagtgaacaagaaaaagacatttatTAATGCTTATTAAGACTGACTTAActaagataaaaaaagaaaaaagaaacaataaaggGATCCATCCGCTCATAGCCTGAGGTGATCACTATAAACTAGAAAGCTAAACATAAAAGCAAACTCTGCAACATAAGGATTTACAGATGCTATAACTGAAGAGAAGTTGGTGTAGCAAGTAGAGAGAGATATCTATGAATCTGTTGGCTCGGTTTTAAGGGGTGCGGCACCACCTGAGGACGATGCATCGCTtccattttggttttgattttggttttggaggtTAAGGCTATTTGCTACCATGGAATCGCTGACCATCCCTGCTTCTGCGTCAAAGTTTAGCGTCCTCTTGcggttgctgctgctgctgtgaCACCAGATGAAATTGGATTGGGTCAGTGATTGGTTTTATGGAAGAAGCTGATGAGAGACGTGATTTTTCTACTTACTTGTTCAAGCGGTTGTTGATGGCAGATAGGTCCTTTGAAGGGCTCTGGTAAGCATGTGTACTCTCTCCAACACAAGCATAGTAACTCTTTGTACTGTGTGAAATAAGAGCATCCATCTGCAAACACACAACACATGGAAGGTAACCAAACAATCTTGTCACCTACCTCCTCCTCAAGACTTAGTCATATCATGATAAAGAGTTAAGCACTATGATCTTCTTTACCTTTGATCC from Arabidopsis thaliana chromosome 3, partial sequence includes these protein-coding regions:
- a CDS encoding LYR family of Fe/S cluster biogenesis protein (LYR family of Fe/S cluster biogenesis protein; FUNCTIONS IN: catalytic activity; LOCATED IN: mitochondrion, respiratory chain complex I, membrane; EXPRESSED IN: 23 plant structures; EXPRESSED DURING: 14 growth stages; Has 252 Blast hits to 252 proteins in 114 species: Archae - 0; Bacteria - 0; Metazoa - 119; Fungi - 50; Plants - 50; Viruses - 0; Other Eukaryotes - 33 (source: NCBI BLink).); this encodes MAAPFALRKIGVPPNSANLTEARRRVFDFFRAACRSIPTIMDIYNLQDVVAPSQLRYAISAQIRNNAHITDPKVIDLLIFKGMEELTDIVDHAKQRHHIIGQYVVGEGLVQNTGNKDQGKTDFLKNFYTSNYF
- the PRMT3 gene encoding protein arginine methyltransferase 3 (protein arginine methyltransferase 3 (PRMT3); FUNCTIONS IN: protein methyltransferase activity, methyltransferase activity, zinc ion binding; INVOLVED IN: protein amino acid methylation; LOCATED IN: intracellular, cytoplasm; EXPRESSED IN: 21 plant structures; EXPRESSED DURING: 13 growth stages; CONTAINS InterPro DOMAIN/s: Zinc finger, C2H2-like (InterPro:IPR015880), Ribosomal L11 methyltransferase, PrmA (InterPro:IPR010456), Zinc finger, C2H2-type (InterPro:IPR007087); BEST Arabidopsis thaliana protein match is: protein arginine methyltransferase 6 (TAIR:AT3G20020.1); Has 3110 Blast hits to 3077 proteins in 726 species: Archae - 48; Bacteria - 800; Metazoa - 1243; Fungi - 266; Plants - 328; Viruses - 0; Other Eukaryotes - 425 (source: NCBI BLink).), with product MAATMVKHEILNYSEDEEENYSDEGDWGDWKADDNGIEGGEEEEEDDGDDSESDFLCLFCDSHFVSCDLLFEHCRLSHGFDFHGVRKELKLDFYSSFKLINYIRSQVAENMCFSWKIEADDYKDVKFPWDEEKYLKPFWQEDSLLYSFADDEEDEEVTFDREEVMEELQKLGDLSIDVEALGESSMSNSDKCNINGSKDVTSLSNCNGLKQSSADDLIVNGKDAEPKVCDGRLVNRNIRKVNENYFGSYSSFGIHREMLSDKVRTEAYRDALLKNPTLLNGSVVMDVGCGTGILSLFAAKAGASRVVAVEASEKMAKVATKIAKDNKVFNDNEHNGVLEVAHSMVEELDKSIQIQPHSVDVLVSEWMGYCLLYESMLSSVLYARDRWLKPGGAILPDTATMFVAGFGKGATSLPFWEDVYGFDMSSIGKEIHDDTTRLPIVDVIAERDLVTQPTLLQTFDLATMKPDEVDFTATATLEPTESEAKTRLCHGVVLWFDTGFTSRFCKENPTVLSTSPYTPPTHWAQTILTFQEPISVAPASVLSGNDRREAIGTEECPASSIHLRVSVARAHEHRSIDISLEATGLSSKGQKRHWPVQIFNL